GGAAGGTTGTCTGCACCTGAGTCATCGCGAACGCGGCGCCCGCCCCCATCACCAGCGCCGCCAGCAGCACGCCGGTCAGCAGCAGCGGGCGGTTGGGCGAGGTCGGCACGCGCGGCGCGCTCGGCTGGTCGAGCACGCTGAACTTGATCGCATCGGTCTGCGACTGCGCTTGCCCGCGCAGGCGAACGCCCTCGCGATCGGACAGCAATTTGTCATAACTGTCCTTCAAGACCTGATAGTCGCGCTCGATCTGCGACTGTTGCTGCATCGCGCCCGAATCGCCGGTCAGCTTGGTGCTGATCGTATCGATGTCGCCCTGAAGCTGGCGTTTGCGGCTCATCAGCGCGGCGACCTGCGCCTGCTTGTCGGCCTGATTGGCCTTAAGCTGGAGATACAACGGATTGGACGCGCCGCCCGCCGCCGATCCACCGACCAGAGGTTCGTTGCGCGCCGCGGCCTGTGCGGCGGCGAGTTGGCTCTTGAGCGCGATCACATCGGGATGCTGCTCGGTATAGCCGCGCGCGCGCGCATCGGCGAGCTGTCCCTGGATCGCGTTCAGCCGGGCGCGGGCCGGCCCGGCGCTGCCGGCGCTGCCGCCCGCGCCGGGAACGCTCGCCGGGGTTCCGGCCATCTGACCGTTGATGACCGCCAGCCCCGATTGCGCGGCGGCGAGATCACCATCGACCTGCGCCATCTGGCTGCGCGCCGCCGCCATCCGGTCGGCGACCGAGCCGGTGCCGGGCAGCGAGCCGAGATAGCGGTTCTGGAAATCCTCGCGTTTGGCCTCGGCGTCGGAAAGCTGCTTCTGCTTCTGCGCGAGCTGCTGGTCGAGGAACTGGAGTGTCTGTGTCGTCTCCGCCTTGTCGCCCGAGAGGTTCTGCTCGACGAACTGATCGAGCAATTTCTGTACGACCTGCCGCGCGACCTTCGGGCTTTTCTGGCTGACCGAGATCGTGAAGATATTGTCCTGCTCGGACGTGATCTTCACCGCCTGCTGGAGCGCCGCCACCCGGTCCGCCACGTCCTTGTCGGTGGCGACGGTGTTGGCGAGGTCGGTGCCGCGCACGACCTTCTCGAGATTGTCGGCCGAGGTCAGCGTCTGGCGGACGGTGTCGAGATTCTTCTGCTGGTCCGCCGGCGAGATGCCGACGGCGGCGGGCAGCAACGTCTGCATCTGCGCGAACACGCGCGCGGTCGATTCGTAGCTGCTCGGGATCTGCGCCACGAACAGCCAGCCGACGATCGCGACCGCCCATGCCACGCCGAGCGCGATCCAGCGCCGTATCCAGACCGCGTGGATCGCGATCCGCAGTTCATCGTAAAGACCGTTCACGTGCCCGGCCCTCTCAAAACATGCTCTCGGGGATGATGATGACGTCGCCCGGTTCGAGCCGGACGTTCGCATGCGAATCGCCGTTCTTGAGAAGGTTGGACAGCTTGATGTTGTATTCGACTTGCTTGCCGGTGGCGCGATCGTAGCGGATCAGCTTGGCCCGGTTGCCGGCGGCATATTCGCTGAGGCCACCGACCGCGATCATCGCGTCGAGCAATGTCATGTTGGCGCGGTACGGTATCGACGCCGGCTTGGCGGTCGCGCCGACGATGCGGACCTGCTGGCTGAACGTGCCGCTGAAATTCTCGACGATCACCGAGACGACCGGGTCTTTGATATATTCGCCCAGCGCGATCTTCATGTCGTCGGCGAGCATCGCCGGCGTCTTGCCGACAGCGGGCATGTCGCTGATGAGCGGCGTGGTGATGCGGCCGTCGGGGCGAACCTGCACCTTTGCCGACAGTTCGGGGTTGCGCCACACGAAGATGTTGAGCTGGTCGAGCGGGCCGATGACATATTCCTCGCCCGGCTGTTCCTGCGTGGCGACGAACGCCGCCGGCGGCAATTGCCCGCCGCCGCCCGTCGCGCACCCGTTCAGCGCGAGCGCGGTCGCGCCAGCCGTGACACAGCCCTTGAGAAGCCCCGAAGTACGCATCCACCAAACTCCCTGCTGCTACAACCGGCACGCTCCGTCAGGCGTGCAAGTCCGCGGCGATGGTCGGGCTATGCCTTTGGAGAGGTGAAGATTGCGTTAGGAACGTCCGGCGCGCCCGCCAGGATTTCCGCCGGCGCGGGGTGGCCGAGGAATCCGGCCGGACTGGCCGACAGTCCGTAAGCGCCGGCCATGAACACCGCGATCAGATCGCCGGGGTGCGCGACGGGAATTCCGACGTGGTCGGCGAGCCGGTCGAGCGGGGTGCATAACGGGCCGACCACGCTGGCGACCTCGGTCGGTGCATGGGCCGGCGCGGTGGCGACCGCGACCGGATAGTTGCGGCGCACCACCGTGCCGAGATTGCCGCTCGCCGCGAGCTGGTGGTTCATGCCGCCATCGGTAACGATAAAGGTCTCCCCCCGGCTCTGTTTGCGATCGACCACGCGAGTCAGATACACGCCCGCCTCGCCGACCAGCCAGCGGCCGAGTTCGATCGCGAAGCGCGTGCCCTCGAGCCCGGCCGGCAGCGAACCGAGCCGTTCGACGAGCGCGGCGCCGATGGCCTCGATATCGAGCGGCACTTCGCCGGGGAAGTACGGGATGCCGAACCCGCCACCGAGGTTGACCAGCGGCGGCACGACGCCGACTTGTTCGCTGAGCCGTGCCGCCAGCGCCAGCGTCTCGGCCTGCGTCTCGATGATCGCCTGCTCATCGAGCGCCTGCGATCCCGCAAAGATATGGAAGCCGCACCACTCCGCGCCGGAATCGATCACCTCGCGCGCGAGCGCGGCGGCGCGATCGGAATCGATCCCGAAGGGGGATGCCCTGCCCCCCATCCGCATGCCAGACCCGCGCAGCTCGATCTCGGGGTTCACCCGCACGGCGAGACGCGGGACCAGCCCGAGCACGTCGCCGATCGCGATCGCGCGGGCCGCCTCGCCTTCGGATTCGAGGTTGATCGTGATGCCCGCGCGGATCGCCGCCTCGATCTCGTCGCGACGCTTGCCCGGCCCGGCGAAGCTGATCGCATGGCCCCGTTTCAGCCTCGTCACGCGCGCGAGTTCGCCCGCCGAGGCGACATCGAACCCGTCGACCAACGGCGCCATCGCGGCGAGCAAAGGCGCAAACGGGTTGGCCTTGATCGCATAGTGCAGATCGACGCCGGAGAACGCCGCCCGGAAGCGCGCCACCCGCCGCGCGACGGCGGCGAAATCATAGACGAACAGCGGCGTGTCGCCCGCGACATCGACCCATTCCTCCGCGCTGCGCCCGGCGATGACGAGCGGCGCGCCGGCGAAATCGGCCGGGATCGTCCCCATCGGCTTCATGCCGTCACCTCGCGGCGGAGCGATGCGCGGTCGAGCTTGCCGTTGGCGTTGACCGGCAGCGCATCGCGCCATTCGTAGCGCGCGGGCTGCATGAAGCTCGGCAGCTCGGCGCGCAGCCGCGCGCGCACCGCCGCCTCGGCCACGGCAGCGTCGCCGAGCGCCCGCGCCACCACCACGATCGCCTGCCCGAGCCGCGCGTCGGGCACCCCGATCGCCACCGCCTCGCCCGCCTCCTGCCCGCGCAACACGGCATCCTCGATCTCGGTGGGGCTGATGCGGTTGCCAGCGCTCTTGATCATCTCGTCGTCGCGGCCGACGAAACGGAACAACCCGTCCTCGCCCTCCATCACGGTATCGCCCGACCAAACCGCCATGCCGCCATTCTCCGCCCAATCGGGCGCGGGCCGGAAGCGCAAGGCGGTGCGCTCGGCATCGCGCCAATACCCTTGCGCCACCAGCGGCCCGGCATGGACCAGTTCGCCCGCTTCGCCGGGCGCGGCACGGCTGCCATCGGCGCGCACCGCCATCACCTCGGCGAAGGGGATCGCACGGCCGATCGCTTGCGGGTGCGCATCGACCAGTTCGGGCGCGAGGTAGGTCGAGCGGAACGCTTCGGTGAGGCCATACATCGGGTAGAGATCGGCCTGCGGGAATTTGGCGCGCAGCCCCGCGATGATCGGCACCGTCAGCGCGCCGCCCGAGTTGGTGAGCCGCCGCAGCCGCGCCGCCGTCGCTTCCGGCCATTCGACATCGAGTAACTGCACCCATAGCGGCGGTACGCCCGCCAGCGTCGTCGCGCCGAACCGCTCGACCGCTTTCACCACGTCCCGCGCGGTCAGGTAATCAAGCGGCGCGACCGATCCGCCCGCCGCCCAGGTCGAAAACAGCTGGTTCTGCCCGTAATCGAAACTCAGCGGCAGCACGCCCAGCACGCGATCGGCGGGCGTGATTTTGAGGTAGTGCGCCACGCTGATCGCCCCCAGCCACAGGTTCGCATGGCTGAGCATCACCCCCTTGGGCCGCCCGGTCGATCCCGAGGTGTAGAGGATCGCCGCGAGCGCGTCGGTGTCGGCGCGCGATGGCGGTAGCGGATCGGTGTCGCCAGCGAGGTCTTCCTCCAGAACGATCCGGCAATCACCCGGCACGTCGCCCGGCTCCAGCGTGGCAGCGCGCGCCGCCTGCGTAACGAGCAGCCGCGCGCCGCTATCGGCGAGGATATGCGCCACCTGCGCGCGCTTGAGCACCGGGTTGACCGGCACATGCACCAGCCCGCCACGCGGCGCGGCGAGCGGCATCACGCATGCGGTCACCGTCTTGGGCAGCCAGCTCGCCACCCGCGCGCCCGGTTCATCGACCGCCTGCCGAAGCCGGGCCGCGATGCCCCCGGTGCGGCGCTCCAGCTCGGCGAAGGTGATATCGCCGCTCTTGAACGCCAGCGCCACATCCTCCGCCCGCCCGCGGAGCGGCAGCGTGTCGATCGGGCGAGGCACGGGATCGAGAGCGATCATCGCGCCCTGATAGCCGAGTCCGCCGCCTTGTGAAGACCCGGGCGAAGGCGCGGCCCTTGGCAGAAGCACGCCCTTTCTCTAACGCGCGCCGAAAAGGGAAGGATGGGCCTGCAGTGTTGCCAGACGATAATTCGACGATCGAGACGACCGTGCGCGCGGTGTTGCGCGACGTGCTGGGGCTGAGCGAAGCGCGCGCGGCCGCCTTGCGCGACGACACGTTGCTGTTCGGCGCGATGCCGGAACTCGATTCGATGGCGGTCGCGGGCGTGCTCACCGAACTGGAAGAGCGGCTCGGCATCCTGATCGAAGACGACGAAGTCGACGGCGAAATGCTCGAGACCTTCGGCGCGCTCGTCCGGTTCGCGGCGGCCAAAGCGCCGCGATGAGCGCGCGCGGTTGATCGACCATTACGACTGGCGCGGCGGCCGCGAGGCGATGTTGCGCTTCGGGCCGACGAACGGCCCGATCGTGGTGATCGCGATGCCGCTGTTCGAAGAAGCCAACCGCACGCGCGCGTTCGTGGTGACGTTGTGCCGCGCGCTCGCCGCGCGCGAGGTGGCGAGCGCGCTGCCCGATCTGCCGGGTCAGGGCGAAAGCGTGCTGCCGACCGATGATGCCCGCCTCGACGACTGGCGCGCCGCCTTCGCCGCCGCTGCTGGAAACATCGGCAGGCACGTGCATGGCGTCGCACTGCGCAGCGGCGCCGCGATCGACGGTGAAGCGCGGCTGGAGAGCCGCTGGCGGCTATCGCCGCTTCCCGGCGCGGCGGCGCTCTCCGAATTGCGGCGTGCCGCGTCGACCGGCGGCACGGCGATTCCGGTTCAGCCCGGCGCGGATTGTCCGCCGCTTCTGCTCGCCGGCAATCGTATCGCGCCGCCGCTGTTCAATGCCCTGACCGACGATGGCGCGGTTGCCGTGCCGGACGGACCGCTGCGCACGGTGCGGCTGGTTAGCGACCCGCAGCCCGCCGACCGCAAAGTGGATGCCGCCCCACTCTGGCGCCGCGCCGAACCCGGCAACGATCCCGCGCTCGCCGCGCTGCTCGCCGACGATATCGCGGCATGGATCGCGCGATGCGGCGGCTGATCGCGTTTCCCTGCGCGGGCGACCGCCTGCTCGGCACGCTCGATGAAGCCTCGGGCGAGACCGGGCTGCTGATCGTCTCGGGCGGTAATGAAGTCCGCGCCGGCGCGCATCGCGGCATGGCGTTGCTCGCCGCGCGACTGGCGGCGGCGGGCGTGCCGGTGTTCCGCTTCGACCGGCGCGGCGTCGGCGATTCAAGCGGCGAAAATGGCGGCTTCCTGTCCTCCGCCCCCGATATCGCAGCAGCGGCGGCGACCTTCACCGCCGAGACGGGGGTGCGCCGTCTCATCGCGTTCGGCAATTGCGACGCCGCGACCGCGCTCGCGCTGTTCGGGCATTGCGCCGGGATCGACCGGCTGATCCTCGCCAATCCGTGGGTGATCGACGACGCCGACGATCTGCCGCCCGCCGCCGCGATCCGGGCACGCTACGCAGACAAGGTGAAGAACCCGCGCGAGTGGCTCCGGCTGGCCAGCGGCGGGGTGAACCTGCGCAGGCTCGTCGTGGGCTTGCGCAAAGTGACGCAAGCGCGGTCGCCACGCGAGGACGGCCTCGCCGCGCGACTGATCGCCGCGCTGGAGGGTTGGGGCGCGCGCGCGACGATCCTGCTCGCAAACGGCGACTCGACCGCGCTCGCGTTTCGCGATGCGATGAAGACCGCGACGCTCGCCGCGCCGATCGAAACGCTCGACAGCCCCTCGCACAGCTTCGCGCGCGAAGGCGATGCGGATTGGTTGTTCGAACGGATTTTCGAGGCGATCTGACCCGCAACACCCGTCGCCCCAACGCAAGCGGGGGTCTCGGGCGACGAAGTTTCGCGCGCTATTCCGCCGCTTCCGCCACCTTGAAATCCTCCGCCGCGAGGAAGCGTTCGGCATCGAGCGCGGCCATGCAGCCGCTGCCGGCGGCCGTCACCGCCTGACGGTAATGCTTGTCCATCACGTCACCGCAGGCGAACACGCCGGGCACGTTGGTCTTGGTAGTGCCGGTCTCTACCTTGATGTAATGATCCTCGTCGAGATCGACGTGGCCACGGAACAGCTCGGTCGCCGGGTGGTGGCCGATCGCGACGAAGCCGCCGTCGGTGTCGAGCCGCGACAGCTCGCCCGTCACCGTGTCGCGCAGTTCCAACGCGATCAGGCCCGCCGTGCCGCCGCCATCGACGAACTCGGCGACTTCCTTGTTCCACAGCACGCTCACGTTCTTGTGCGCGAACAGCCGGTCCTGGAGGATCTTCTCGGCACGGAAATGGTCGCGGCGGTGGATGATCGTCACGTCGGGCGAATGGTTGGTGAGGTACAAAGCCTCCTCGACCGCAGTGTTGCCGCCGCCGATCACCGCGACCTTCTTGCCGCGATAGAAGAACCCGTCGCAGGTCGCGCACGCGCTGACGCCCTTGCCCTTGAGCGCTTCCTCGCTGTCCAGCCCGAGCCACTTGGCCTGCGCGCCGGTCGCGATGACGAGCGTGTCGCCCTCATAGACATCGCCGCCGTCGCCGATCAGCCGGAACGGGCGCTGCGAGACATCGACCTCGACGATCGTGTCGTACATGAGTTGCGTGCCGACATGCTCGGCCTGCTTCTGCATCTGCTCCATCAGCCACGGCCCCTGGATCACGTCGGCGAAACCGGGGTAATTCTCGACATCGGTGGTCGTCATGAGCTGCCCGCCGGGCTGGATGCCCTGCACGAGAATCGGCTTCAGCCCCGCACGAGCGCCGTAGATGGCGGCGGTGAGGCCCGCCGGCCCGGAACCGAGGATCAACATGCGGGTGGTATGCGTGGTCATATCGGCTTCCAGCTTGGCGACGGGGCGTCTCGGGCGCGCTTCTATGGGGCAAGCGGCCCGGATGGCAATATCGGCATGGCAGCGCGTCGGTACAAACCGCGCGCGCGACAGTTTTGTTTTGCGACGCCATGACGATGCTATCACAACGCTTCGACACCCCACGCTCATTGCGGACGGTAGGAGGGTGGCTGACGAACTCGGGATAGTGCTGATGACCTCTCGTACGATCCTCGGCGCGATCATTGCAGGCGGCGCGTCGAGCCGGTTCGGCAGCGACAAGGCGCTGGCGCTGCTCGATGGCCAACCGCTGATCGCGCACGCAGCCGCCGCGCTCGGAGCGTTCGTGAAGACGATCGTGGTGTGTGGCCGAGACTGGAATGGCTTGCAGTCGCTTGCCGACCGGCCACGTCCCGGCCTCGGCCCGCTCGGCGGGATCGCCGCCGCGTTGCTCCACGCCGAAGCGACGGGATATACGCACGTCCTCACGATCGGTTGCGACATGCCGCGCGTGCCACCGGCGTTGATCGCCGATGTGATCGCGGGCGCACCGGCCTATTGCGGCGACGCGCCGATCCTCGGCTGCTGGCGTGCCGATGCCGCCGAGATGCTCGCGGCGCGGCTCGACGGGTACGTCAGCGGCACGAAGAGCGCCGCGCTGTCGATCCGGCGCTGGGCCGACGCGGTGGGCGCGACCGCCCTGCCCGCGCCCGAGCCGCTTTTCAACGTCAACACGCCCGCGGATTTGCCGATATGACCACGCGCACCGAACACATCCTCGTCCTCACCCGCGATGGCGCGCATACGGATGAGCGCACCATCGCGATCGAGGCGCCCGTCGCGATCGAGGTGAACGGCATCGGCTATGCCGTGCTGATGGCCACCCCCGCCGCGCTCGACGATCTCGCCACCGGCTTCCTGCTCACCGAACGGCTGATCGATGCGGCCGCCGACATCCTCGACATGGACGTGTTCGAGACGCCCGCCGGCTGGATCGTCCGCGTGACCGTCGCCGAGCGTTGCGCGGGGCGAATCCATGACCGGGTCCGCCACCGCACCAGCGATACCGCCTGCGGGCTGTGCGGCGTCTCCGGGCTGGAACAGGTCGTCCGCCCGGTTACGCGGCATGCGCCGACGCCGCACACCAGCGCCGCCGCCGTGTTCACCGCGCTGGAGGCGATCCGCGCGCACCAGCCGCTCACCGCCGCGACAGGAGCGCTGCACGCGGCGGCGGTGTGCGATACCACCGGGGCGATCGTCGCCGCGCGCGAGGATGTCGGCCGCCACAACGCGCTCGACAAGCTGATCGGCGCTTGCGCGCCTGCGGAGATCGCAGCGGGTTTCGTGCTCGTCACCTCCCGAATCAGCTTCGAAATGGTCGACAAGGCGCTGGTCGCCGGCGCGCCGCTGCTCGTCGGCATCTCCGCCCCGACCGGACTCGCGGTCGATCACGCGCGCGCGCATGGACTCAGTCTGGTCGCGCTGGCGCGGAAGGATGCGATGCTGGTGATGAACGATCCGCACCACGTTTTCGCGGCGCGTTTGTGAACGATGGTAGCGAAGGAGGGACTTGAACCCCCGACCCCAGGATTATGATTCCCGTGCTCTAACCAGCTGAGCTACTTCGCCTCGTCATCGCGAGAGCGGCGCCTATAAGTGCGTCAAACCGGGCGGTCAAGCGAACATATGGCGCGACAGCGGCTCCCACGGCCCGCCGCGATAATACCAGCTCGCCAGACCCGCGATCGCCACCGCGCGCGGGCGGAAATCGACCGCCAGCGCGCTCAGCAGCGCCTTCGCCTCCGCAGGCGGCACCTTGTTCTGGATGGTGACGTGGGGACGCCAGCCGGCGCGATCCTGCGGCATCAGCAATGGCGCGAATGCGTGCGCGAGCGAATCGCGAATGTCCTCCAGCGAGGGGCTTTCGATGCGGAACGCGACACCGCCGCCGAGCGACATCAGCCCGCCGATCCGCGCGTCTGGCGGCGCCACCCCGCGCGTTGCCGCCGACAGGCGCTGCTTGAGTTCGGCCGTGATCGACGGCGGCAGATGGTGGAACATGGTGAGATGCGCCGCCAGTTGGTTGCGCTCGGGCGGGAAGTGCCGCTTGCGCAACCCGTCGAAGAACGCCGCATCGGTTTTGCCGAACAGCGCCGTCACGATTACGGGTGCGGCCTCGTTCAAATCTCGAGCTGGCTGCCGAGTTCGACGACCCGGTTGGTGGGCAGCCGGAAGAACTCCATCGCGCTTTCGGCGTTGCGGAGCATCCACGCGAACAGCTTCTCGCGCCAGATCATCATCCCCGGCCGCGACGATGCCAGCAATGTCTGCCGTGCCAGGAAGAAGCTGGTGTCCATCATGCGGAACTCGGCGCCGCAGCGATGCACGTTGGCGAGCGCGACCGGCACGTCCGGTTCCTCGATGAAACCGTATTTCAGGATCATCCGGTGGAAGCCGTGCGTCAGGTCTTCGAGATGGCAGCGCTGCCCTTCCGCGACATACGGCTCATCGACGATCTTCACCGTCAGCAGGATGATGCGCTCGTGCAGCACCTTGTTGTGCTTGAGGTTGTGGAGCAGCGCGTGCGGCACCCCCTCCGGCGTCGAGGTCATGAACACCGCCGTCCCCGGCACGCGAGTCGCGGCGGTGGCGGCGGATTGGATGAACACCTTGATCGGCATCGCGCCCTCGCGCATCCGCGCGATCATCAACTGCCGTCCCTTCGACCACGTCGTCAGGATCGTGAAGATGATGAAGCCGGCAAGCAGCGGGAACCAGCCGCCCGAGACGATCTTGGTCAGGTTCGCGGTGAAATACGCGCCATCAACCAGGAAGAACACCGCCAGCAGCGGCACGGCGGCGATCAGCGGCCAGTTCCACAAGCGGCGCAGCACCACCACCAGTAGACAGGTGTCGATCAGCATCGCTCCCGTCACCGCAATGCCATAGGCGGCGGTGAGGTTCGACGAACTGCGGAAGAACGCGACCAGCAGCAGCACCATCGCCAGCAGCAGCCAGTTGATCAGCGGGATGTAGATCTGCCCGGCGGTCGCGGCATTGGTATGCTCGATCCGCAGCCGCGGCATGAAGCCGAGCTGGATCGCCTGCTGAGTCACCGAGAACGCGCCCGAGATCACCGCCTGGCTGGCAATCATCGCCGCCGCCGTCGCGATCAGCACGAGCGGCAATTCCCAACCGGCCGGCGCGAGTTTGTAGAACGGGCTTTCCAGCGCGGGCACGCCATCGCGAAACAACAAGGCGCCCTGCCCCATGTAGTTGAGCATCAGCGCGGGCAGCACGAAGAACATCCATGACACGCGGATCGGATTGCGGCCGAAATGCCCCATGTCGGCATAAAGCGCCTCCGCGCCCGTCACCGCCAACACGACCGAACCGAGCGCGAGGAAGGCGCGCAGCGGATCGTGGTAGAAGAACAGGGCGGCATAGTGCGGCGACAGCGCCCACAGGATGCCCGGCGTCTTGACCATGCTCATCACGCCGAGCGCGGCGATCACCACGAAATACAGCAGCATGACGGGGCCGAAGAACAGCCCGATCTTGGCGGTGCCTTTGCTCTGGATGACGAACAACGCGATGATGATGAGCCCCGACAGTGGCAGCACCAGATGCGACAGGCTCGGCTGCGCGACGGCAAGACCCTCGACCGCGCCGAGCACCGTCACCGCCGGGGTGATCATGCTGTCCCCGTAGAACAACGCGGTCGCGAACACGCCGAGCAGCACGATCCCGCGCGACCAGCGGATCTGCTTCACCCGCCCCGAGATCAGCGCGAGCAAGGCGAGGCTGCCGCCCTCGCCCTTGTTGTCGGCGCGCATGATGATCGTGACGTACTGGATCGTCACGACGAGCAGCATCGACCAGAAGATCAGGCTGACCACGCCCATGATGTGCAGCGCATCGACCGCGAGCTTGTGATGCCCGGCGAAGGTTTCGCGGAAGGCGTAGAGCGGGCTGGTGCCGATGTCGCCGAACACCACGCCGATCGCGCCGAGCGCGAGCTTCGGCAGCGGGTCCGCGCCATGCGAGGGAGCGCCGGGCGTCGCGAGATCGGCTCCGGCGGGCGCGGGTTCAGCCGCGCTGGTGACGATATTGCTCACTGGAAGGCAGTTCTTGCCCGAAAATCAATCATATATGGCATATGCAGACCGATCGCGCCCCAGTGATCCACCGATGGAATCCACAGCGGCAGGCCCGTAGCATGGCGCTCGGGTCGTTAGCAATCTTCCATGTGGGGACGCGCTCGCGCGGTTCAAGACGTCCGCGCGGCATAGGCCTGCCCCAGCGTCAGGATCGCGGTGGCGTGGCGTGCGGCGATCGCGGCGGTATCCGCACCATAGCCACCGCCGACCGTGCTGGCGAGCGGGATGCCGCGCTGGATCGCAAGCCGCGCCACCAGCGTCTCGCGCGCGACCAGTCCCGCCTCGGTGAGCGAAAGCCGGCCGAGTCGGTCACCCCCGAACGGATCGACGCCGGCCTGATAGAGAATGAGCTGCGGCCGCACGCTATCGAGCAAAGGCGCCAGCGACTCCTCCAACGCCCGAAGATAGGCCGCGTCCCCGGTGCCGTCGGGCAGCGCCACGTCGAGCGTCGAGCGCGCCTTTCGCGCCGGGAAGTTCTTCTCGGCATGAATCGAATAGGTCGCGATTCCGCTGCGCCCGGCGCACAGCGACGCCGTGCCGTCGCCCTGATGCACGTCGCAATCGACCACCAGCAGCCGCTCGACGGTGCCCTCCTCGACCAGCCGCACCGCCGCCACCGCGAGATCGTTGAGCACGCAATAGCCCGATCCGGTGCCCGCCAGCGCATGATGGCTGCCGCCCGCGGTGTTCGCCGCATAGCCGTGGTCGAGCGCAAGCCGCCCCGCCAGCCATGTCCCGCCGACGACATGACGCGATCGTTCCGCCACCGCCGCCGTCACCGCGAAGCCGATGCGGCGTTCCTTTTCCGCCGGTACGCGCACCTCGATCACCTCGGCGATATAGTCCGGGTCATGCACCGCCTCCAGCCACGCGCGCGGCATCGGCTCGGGCTCGACCCAGTTGAGGCGCGTGCCCTCCGCGCGCAGTAGATCGCGGAGCAGCCCGTTCTTGCTGAGCTGAGTCGGGCTGTTCGCATGCGCGGCGGAAACATAGGCGGGATGATGGACGATCGGGATCACCACGCTTAGGTAAGGTCGCGGGCGGCGCGGCGCAAAGCGGCGCCAAGGAGATGCTTTTGGCCGATATTTTCGTTCGCCCCGATGTGCGTGGTTTTCTCGCTTTTCTCAACGCCGCGCCCGGCCCGCGCATGCACGAAGTCGATGCCGCCCGTGCCCGCATGATGCTCCGGTCGATCAAGGACATCGCCGATCTGCCGATCGGCACGCTCGGCACGATGCTCGATCTGACCATTCCCGGCCCGGCCGGCGATCTGCCCGCGCGGCTGTTCGATCCGCGTAGCGTGCGCGACCCCGGCCCGTTGGTGCTGTTCTTCCACGGCGGCGGTTTCGTCATCGGCGATCTCGACACGCATGCAAGCTTCTGTGCCGAAATGGCGCGCGCGCTCGATCTGCCGGTGCTGTCGGTCGATTACCGGCTCGCCCCCGAACATCGCTGGCCCGCCGCGCCCGACGATTGCGAGGCCGCCGCGCGCTGGGTCGCGAGCGCGCCGCCCGCGCTGCCGCGCGTCGCAACGGGCCTCGTCCTGTGCGGCGACAGCGCGGGCGGCAACCTCGCGATCATCACCGCGATGGCGCTGCGCGACGAT
This genomic stretch from Sphingomonas panacis harbors:
- the trxB gene encoding thioredoxin-disulfide reductase — encoded protein: MTTHTTRMLILGSGPAGLTAAIYGARAGLKPILVQGIQPGGQLMTTTDVENYPGFADVIQGPWLMEQMQKQAEHVGTQLMYDTIVEVDVSQRPFRLIGDGGDVYEGDTLVIATGAQAKWLGLDSEEALKGKGVSACATCDGFFYRGKKVAVIGGGNTAVEEALYLTNHSPDVTIIHRRDHFRAEKILQDRLFAHKNVSVLWNKEVAEFVDGGGTAGLIALELRDTVTGELSRLDTDGGFVAIGHHPATELFRGHVDLDEDHYIKVETGTTKTNVPGVFACGDVMDKHYRQAVTAAGSGCMAALDAERFLAAEDFKVAEAAE
- the mobA gene encoding molybdenum cofactor guanylyltransferase, with the translated sequence MTSRTILGAIIAGGASSRFGSDKALALLDGQPLIAHAAAALGAFVKTIVVCGRDWNGLQSLADRPRPGLGPLGGIAAALLHAEATGYTHVLTIGCDMPRVPPALIADVIAGAPAYCGDAPILGCWRADAAEMLAARLDGYVSGTKSAALSIRRWADAVGATALPAPEPLFNVNTPADLPI
- the fdhD gene encoding formate dehydrogenase accessory sulfurtransferase FdhD — protein: MTTRTEHILVLTRDGAHTDERTIAIEAPVAIEVNGIGYAVLMATPAALDDLATGFLLTERLIDAAADILDMDVFETPAGWIVRVTVAERCAGRIHDRVRHRTSDTACGLCGVSGLEQVVRPVTRHAPTPHTSAAAVFTALEAIRAHQPLTAATGALHAAAVCDTTGAIVAAREDVGRHNALDKLIGACAPAEIAAGFVLVTSRISFEMVDKALVAGAPLLVGISAPTGLAVDHARAHGLSLVALARKDAMLVMNDPHHVFAARL
- a CDS encoding 2'-5' RNA ligase family protein produces the protein MNEAAPVIVTALFGKTDAAFFDGLRKRHFPPERNQLAAHLTMFHHLPPSITAELKQRLSAATRGVAPPDARIGGLMSLGGGVAFRIESPSLEDIRDSLAHAFAPLLMPQDRAGWRPHVTIQNKVPPAEAKALLSALAVDFRPRAVAIAGLASWYYRGGPWEPLSRHMFA
- a CDS encoding potassium transporter Kup; protein product: MSNIVTSAAEPAPAGADLATPGAPSHGADPLPKLALGAIGVVFGDIGTSPLYAFRETFAGHHKLAVDALHIMGVVSLIFWSMLLVVTIQYVTIIMRADNKGEGGSLALLALISGRVKQIRWSRGIVLLGVFATALFYGDSMITPAVTVLGAVEGLAVAQPSLSHLVLPLSGLIIIALFVIQSKGTAKIGLFFGPVMLLYFVVIAALGVMSMVKTPGILWALSPHYAALFFYHDPLRAFLALGSVVLAVTGAEALYADMGHFGRNPIRVSWMFFVLPALMLNYMGQGALLFRDGVPALESPFYKLAPAGWELPLVLIATAAAMIASQAVISGAFSVTQQAIQLGFMPRLRIEHTNAATAGQIYIPLINWLLLAMVLLLVAFFRSSSNLTAAYGIAVTGAMLIDTCLLVVVLRRLWNWPLIAAVPLLAVFFLVDGAYFTANLTKIVSGGWFPLLAGFIIFTILTTWSKGRQLMIARMREGAMPIKVFIQSAATAATRVPGTAVFMTSTPEGVPHALLHNLKHNKVLHERIILLTVKIVDEPYVAEGQRCHLEDLTHGFHRMILKYGFIEEPDVPVALANVHRCGAEFRMMDTSFFLARQTLLASSRPGMMIWREKLFAWMLRNAESAMEFFRLPTNRVVELGSQLEI
- a CDS encoding histone deacetylase; translated protein: MIPIVHHPAYVSAAHANSPTQLSKNGLLRDLLRAEGTRLNWVEPEPMPRAWLEAVHDPDYIAEVIEVRVPAEKERRIGFAVTAAVAERSRHVVGGTWLAGRLALDHGYAANTAGGSHHALAGTGSGYCVLNDLAVAAVRLVEEGTVERLLVVDCDVHQGDGTASLCAGRSGIATYSIHAEKNFPARKARSTLDVALPDGTGDAAYLRALEESLAPLLDSVRPQLILYQAGVDPFGGDRLGRLSLTEAGLVARETLVARLAIQRGIPLASTVGGGYGADTAAIAARHATAILTLGQAYAARTS
- a CDS encoding alpha/beta hydrolase, which translates into the protein MLLADIFVRPDVRGFLAFLNAAPGPRMHEVDAARARMMLRSIKDIADLPIGTLGTMLDLTIPGPAGDLPARLFDPRSVRDPGPLVLFFHGGGFVIGDLDTHASFCAEMARALDLPVLSVDYRLAPEHRWPAAPDDCEAAARWVASAPPALPRVATGLVLCGDSAGGNLAIITAMALRDDPAPLPVVAHLLFYPAADGSRTYPSLAAFESGYLLDRDSLRWFADAYQADFSHPRASPLLADLAGMPPATVLTTSLDPLRDQGRAYAAALAQAGVPVTFREANGTVHGFITLRQAIPSAVADCAGAFALAKTMIAESVATRLTSPAPTSEAR